One Dioscorea cayenensis subsp. rotundata cultivar TDr96_F1 chromosome 17, TDr96_F1_v2_PseudoChromosome.rev07_lg8_w22 25.fasta, whole genome shotgun sequence DNA window includes the following coding sequences:
- the LOC120280562 gene encoding chalcone synthase J-like — protein sequence MVGIQAMQRREKPLSSAAILALATANPSNVVEQSTFTDYYFRITNNEDNLALKEKFQRISTKTTVRKRHLHLTEEILKENPNMCEYMAPSLDARQEIAISVLPNLARDAAEKALKEWGRPRDEITHMIFCSTTGADSPGADYRLLKLLNLKPNVKRLMFYHLGCYAGGTALRVAKDIAENNKNARVLVVCAEITVQCFRGPELTDIPNLCAQAIFGDGAAALVIGADPVISMEKPLYEIVSAMQVILPDSEGAVDVHLNEAGLTIHSSPRLQDIIAKNLEPSLVEAFEPLGISDWNELFWLAHPGGPGVLDRVEAELGLGPNKLDDSRYVLREYGNMSSATVLFILNKMRCRSVAEKKGTTGDGLEFGVLCGFGPGLTVEMVVLRSVPI from the exons atggtaggaATCCAAGCCATGCAAAGGCGGGAGAAGCCACTCAGTTCGGCTGCCATCCTTGCCCTCGCCACTGCCAATCCATCCAATGTGGTCGAGCAAAGCACCTTCACCGACTACTACTTCCGCATCACCAATAATGAAGATAATCTAGCTCTCAAAGAGAAATTCCAACGCATTT CCACCAAGACAACAGTGAGGAAGAGACATCTCCATTTAACGGAAGAAATACTGAAAGAAAACCCAAACATGTGTGAATACATGGCACCGTCACTGGACGCACGGCAAGAGATAGCAATCTCCGTCTTACCTAACCTCGCCAGAGATGCTGCCGAGAAAGCACTAAAAGAATGGGGCCGGCCACGAGATGAAATCACACACATGATCTTCTGCTCTACAACCGGCGCCGACAGCCCGGGAGCTGACTATAGACTGCTCAAACTCCTAAATCTCAAACCCAATGTAAAACGTCTCATGTTCTACCACCTCGGCTGCTACGCCGGCGGCACCGCTCTCCGTGTGGCCAAAGACATCGCCGAGAACAACAAGAATGCACGAGTGCTCGTTGTATGTGCAGAGATCACTGTCCAATGTTTCCGTGGCCCTGAATTGACCGACATCCCCAACCTCTGCGCCCAAGCTATTTTCGGTGACGGTGCAGCCGCATTGGTCATTGGAGCTGATCCGGTCATCTCTATGGAAAAACCTTTGTATGAAATAGTATCAGCTATGCAGGTTATACTCCCCGACAGCGAAGGCGCTGTCGACGTGCATTTAAATGAAGCTGGATTAACTATCCATTCGAGCCCACGATTGCAAGATATCATAGCAAAGAACTTAGAGCCAAGCTTGGTGGAAGCTTTTGAACCGTTGGGGATCTCTGACTGGAATGAATTGTTCTGGTTGGCTCATCCAGGAGGGCCGGGAGTGCTGGATAGAGTGGAGGCCGAGCTTGGGTTGGGGCCGAACAAGCTCGATGATTCCAGGTATGTGCTGAGAGAGTATGGCAACATGTCCAGTGCCACCGTGTTGTTTATTCTGAATAAGATGAGATGCCGGTCGGTGGCGGAGAAGAAGGGGACTACCGGAGATGGGCTTGAGTTTGGAGTTCTTTGTGGGTTTGGTCCTGGACTCACAGTGGAGATGGTGGTGCTGCGTAGTGTTCCTATTTGa